In Curtobacterium sp. MCPF17_002, one genomic interval encodes:
- a CDS encoding LacI family DNA-binding transcriptional regulator — translation MAGPPRLTDPAATPGGRATIIDVAAAAGVSRQTVTRAMNGMSGISAATKQRVLAEAERLDYRPSRFGRGLVTGGDHQLGLVVNDLRNPYTPQLASAVFRLAAEQGWNVMLADVDLASDADRMVQALGAQTDVVIGYLGSRRERWNDLLGTVPMVELDPYSEPPTAAVWIDPADAIEVLADHLVATGVRHPVVLDNSSPEQTSVRGVLLVDALRRRGYLPELVHAPHGTAECGAEETTKILGRKRRLDAILAFNDVMALGVLQACRRAGVDVPGDVRVVGVDGLPLGTLVSPTLTTLAVDLDAVAREALDLALGMLAGDLPRHGPTVQRTVRHRLLLRESA, via the coding sequence ATGGCTGGACCTCCGCGACTGACGGACCCCGCAGCGACACCCGGCGGCCGGGCGACGATCATCGACGTCGCCGCGGCCGCCGGGGTGTCCCGGCAGACGGTCACGCGCGCCATGAACGGGATGTCCGGGATCAGCGCCGCGACGAAGCAGCGCGTCCTCGCCGAGGCCGAGCGGCTCGACTACCGCCCGTCGCGGTTCGGCCGCGGCCTCGTCACCGGCGGAGACCACCAGCTCGGGCTCGTCGTGAACGACCTGCGGAACCCGTACACGCCGCAGCTCGCGTCGGCGGTGTTCCGGCTCGCCGCCGAGCAGGGGTGGAACGTCATGCTCGCCGACGTCGACCTGGCGAGCGACGCGGACCGGATGGTGCAGGCGCTCGGCGCGCAGACGGACGTGGTCATCGGGTACCTCGGCTCCCGTCGTGAGCGCTGGAACGACCTGCTCGGCACGGTGCCGATGGTCGAGCTCGACCCGTACTCGGAGCCGCCCACCGCCGCGGTCTGGATCGACCCGGCAGACGCGATCGAGGTCCTCGCCGACCACCTCGTGGCCACCGGGGTCCGGCACCCCGTGGTGCTCGACAACTCGTCGCCCGAGCAGACGAGCGTCCGCGGTGTGCTCCTCGTGGACGCACTGCGGCGTCGGGGCTACCTGCCGGAGCTCGTGCACGCACCGCACGGCACGGCCGAGTGCGGCGCCGAGGAGACGACGAAGATCCTCGGGCGGAAACGTCGGCTCGACGCGATCCTGGCCTTCAACGACGTGATGGCCCTCGGCGTGCTGCAGGCCTGCCGACGCGCCGGGGTGGACGTCCCCGGTGACGTCCGTGTGGTCGGGGTCGACGGCCTGCCGCTCGGCACGCTCGTGTCGCCGACGTTGACGACGCTCGCGGTGGACCTCGACGCCGTCGCACGCGAGGCGCTCGACCT
- a CDS encoding aldo/keto reductase, with product MSAQTATTASSSTNVQQDVPGWAVLGPGGIARRFLSQLPASSVGATLVAAGSSSPERAQAFADEAAEHGFADVAARSYDEVLADPRVHAVYVSTVHTGHAALVLAALDAGKAVLCEKPLAPNHGTAMALADAARQAGLPLVEAYMYRFHPQTAALLDLVRQRAIGDVTHIDASFAFRAGSRSGRLFDVGTAGGGILDVGGYPVTMAAAIVQAATRVAVAEPTELTAAGTLGPTGVDEWTTARLTYKGGITADVRTGVRVQDDNTVTIHGTTGKITLSDPWTLGEDPTIEIRTVDEDPRTLSFAGAHPYALEADATTAALAAGHVDVPEYTLDESLATARTLDKWRAAIGLRYPFEAETADIPTVSGRPLTVAAAEPAKPGNPMRYGEVAGVGKRMSRLVMGVDNQPDLAHASAIFDLFVEQGGNVFDTGYIYGGGVLEGRLGKWIQNRGVREDVVVITKGAHTPFCDPESLTKQFLESLERQGTDYADIYMMHRDNPDIPVGEFVDVLDEHRRAGRIRVYGGSNWTPARFDEANAYARANGKHEFEVLSNHFGLAEAYDVPWDGCEHATDAASKAWLEERQVPLLPWSSQARGFFTGRATPEDTSDAELVRCYYSDENFERLRRARELGEQYGVPATAIALAYVLNQPFPTFPLFGPRTIAEARSSMTGLSVDLTPEQVAWLDLRD from the coding sequence ATGTCAGCGCAGACCGCGACCACCGCCAGCAGCAGCACGAACGTGCAGCAGGACGTGCCCGGCTGGGCCGTCCTCGGCCCCGGCGGGATCGCTCGCCGCTTCCTCTCCCAGCTCCCCGCGAGCAGCGTCGGCGCGACCCTCGTCGCCGCCGGCAGCTCCTCGCCGGAGCGGGCACAGGCGTTCGCCGACGAAGCGGCCGAGCACGGCTTCGCGGACGTCGCCGCCCGGTCCTACGACGAGGTGCTCGCCGACCCCCGGGTGCACGCCGTCTACGTCTCCACGGTGCACACCGGCCACGCCGCGCTCGTCCTCGCCGCGCTCGACGCTGGCAAGGCCGTGCTGTGCGAGAAGCCGCTCGCGCCGAACCACGGGACGGCCATGGCGCTCGCCGACGCCGCACGCCAGGCCGGGCTCCCGCTCGTCGAGGCGTACATGTACCGCTTCCACCCGCAGACCGCGGCACTCCTCGACCTCGTCCGCCAGCGCGCGATCGGCGACGTCACCCACATCGACGCGTCGTTCGCGTTCCGCGCCGGGTCGCGGAGCGGGCGACTCTTCGACGTGGGCACCGCCGGCGGCGGGATCCTCGACGTGGGCGGCTACCCGGTGACCATGGCGGCCGCGATCGTCCAGGCGGCGACCCGGGTGGCCGTCGCGGAGCCGACCGAGCTCACGGCGGCCGGGACCCTCGGCCCGACCGGGGTCGACGAGTGGACCACCGCCCGGCTGACCTACAAGGGCGGCATCACCGCGGACGTCCGCACCGGGGTCCGCGTGCAGGACGACAACACGGTCACGATCCACGGCACCACGGGGAAGATCACGCTCAGCGACCCGTGGACCCTCGGCGAGGACCCGACCATCGAGATCCGCACCGTCGACGAGGACCCGCGCACGCTGTCCTTCGCCGGCGCGCACCCCTACGCGCTCGAGGCCGACGCCACCACCGCCGCGCTCGCCGCCGGCCACGTCGACGTGCCCGAGTACACCCTCGACGAGTCGCTCGCCACGGCCCGCACGCTCGACAAGTGGCGCGCCGCCATCGGCCTCCGCTACCCGTTCGAGGCCGAGACCGCCGACATCCCGACCGTCAGCGGGCGTCCGCTCACCGTGGCGGCGGCGGAACCCGCGAAGCCGGGCAACCCGATGCGGTACGGCGAGGTCGCTGGCGTCGGCAAGCGGATGTCCCGCCTGGTGATGGGCGTCGACAACCAGCCCGACCTGGCGCACGCCAGCGCCATCTTCGACCTGTTCGTCGAGCAGGGCGGCAACGTCTTCGACACCGGCTACATCTACGGCGGCGGTGTGCTCGAGGGCCGGCTCGGCAAGTGGATCCAGAACCGCGGCGTCCGCGAGGACGTGGTCGTCATCACGAAGGGCGCGCACACCCCGTTCTGCGACCCGGAGTCGCTCACGAAGCAGTTCCTCGAGAGCCTCGAGCGCCAGGGCACCGACTACGCGGACATCTACATGATGCACCGCGACAACCCGGACATCCCGGTGGGGGAGTTCGTCGACGTCCTCGACGAGCACCGCCGCGCCGGCCGCATCCGCGTCTACGGCGGGTCGAACTGGACGCCGGCGCGCTTCGACGAGGCGAACGCGTACGCACGGGCGAACGGCAAGCACGAGTTCGAGGTCCTGAGCAACCACTTCGGCCTGGCCGAGGCCTACGACGTGCCGTGGGACGGCTGCGAGCACGCGACCGACGCGGCGTCGAAGGCGTGGCTCGAGGAGCGCCAGGTGCCGCTGCTGCCCTGGTCGTCGCAGGCCCGCGGGTTCTTCACCGGCCGGGCGACCCCGGAGGACACCAGCGACGCCGAGCTCGTCCGCTGCTACTACAGCGACGAGAACTTCGAGCGGCTCCGTCGCGCCCGTGAGCTCGGCGAACAGTACGGGGTCCCGGCGACGGCGATCGCCCTGGCGTACGTCCTCAACCAGCCCTTCCCGACGTTCCCGCTCTTCGGACCGCGTACGATCGCGGAAGCCCGGTCCTCGATGACGGGCCTCTCCGTCGACCTCACTCCGGAACAGGTGGCATGGCTGGACCTCCGCGACTGA
- a CDS encoding ABC transporter substrate-binding protein, with translation MTAAPSISLSRRGFLAGAGALGALGATTLLAGCSTGTAISKDPDELVLWYWNRSLDPKFLKQAAGGISGHGTKRLRPDLIGGAAYDTKFRTALAGNAFIPDVLMVNSNCWLYFPDEDLFTDFDDHGGTAKQREYYDWKWSLGKTPSGRQCFWPVDTGPTGFFYRQDVLAKAGLPTDPDEVSDAIATWDGFRSFGAKIRKDAGAATVITATQLFNQYIYASPTRYFDRDDQPVFERHDSSIRQAWENAVACIRSKLTGNLQSGTDQNAGWVSGRVAGQIEGAWWTQVIHDTAPDAAGKWRIARQPERPGNSGGSFLAVPKTSKDPAAAAAFAQWITSPEVQSHTYNDIQLFPSTPASFGNGIMRKPGDYFGDQDPLAFFNATAMDVPVTYISNSERFIGAFATEITNVEAAGKDPDRAWQDAVDQTNRVLEKRGVRA, from the coding sequence GTGACAGCAGCACCATCGATCAGTCTCAGCCGGCGGGGGTTCCTCGCCGGTGCGGGCGCCCTCGGCGCCCTCGGCGCCACGACACTCCTCGCCGGGTGTTCCACCGGCACCGCCATCTCGAAGGACCCGGACGAACTCGTCCTCTGGTACTGGAACCGGTCGCTCGACCCGAAGTTCCTGAAGCAGGCCGCCGGGGGCATCAGCGGTCACGGCACCAAGCGGCTCCGCCCCGACCTCATCGGCGGTGCGGCGTACGACACGAAGTTCCGGACGGCCCTCGCGGGGAACGCGTTCATCCCCGACGTCCTCATGGTCAACTCGAACTGCTGGCTCTACTTCCCCGACGAGGACCTCTTCACCGACTTCGACGACCACGGCGGCACCGCCAAGCAGCGCGAGTACTACGACTGGAAGTGGTCGCTCGGCAAGACCCCGAGCGGTCGGCAGTGCTTCTGGCCGGTCGACACCGGACCCACCGGGTTCTTCTACCGGCAGGACGTCCTCGCGAAGGCCGGGCTGCCGACCGATCCGGACGAGGTCTCCGACGCCATCGCGACCTGGGACGGGTTCCGGTCGTTCGGCGCGAAGATCCGGAAGGACGCGGGGGCGGCGACCGTGATCACGGCGACGCAGCTCTTCAACCAGTACATCTACGCGAGCCCGACCCGGTACTTCGACCGCGACGACCAGCCGGTGTTCGAGCGGCACGACAGCTCGATCCGGCAGGCGTGGGAGAACGCCGTCGCCTGCATCCGGTCGAAGCTGACCGGTAACCTGCAGTCCGGCACCGACCAGAACGCCGGGTGGGTGTCCGGACGGGTCGCGGGGCAGATCGAGGGAGCCTGGTGGACGCAGGTCATCCACGACACGGCCCCGGACGCCGCCGGGAAGTGGCGCATCGCCCGGCAGCCGGAACGGCCCGGCAACAGCGGCGGGTCCTTCCTCGCGGTCCCGAAGACCTCGAAGGACCCGGCCGCGGCAGCGGCGTTCGCGCAGTGGATCACCTCGCCGGAGGTGCAGTCGCACACGTACAACGACATCCAGCTGTTCCCCTCGACCCCCGCCTCCTTCGGCAACGGGATCATGCGGAAGCCCGGCGACTACTTCGGCGACCAGGACCCGCTCGCGTTCTTCAACGCCACCGCGATGGACGTCCCGGTGACGTACATCTCGAACTCCGAACGGTTCATCGGGGCCTTCGCGACCGAGATCACGAACGTCGAGGCCGCGGGGAAGGACCCCGACCGCGCCTGGCAGGACGCCGTCGACCAGACCAACCGGGTCCTCGAGAAGCGCGGGGTCCGGGCATGA
- a CDS encoding sugar ABC transporter permease: MSTKQAPPTTSIPAVVGTPTSSITTAATGKRFGLRRFWPQYVAIAPFYVLFLVFGLFPIVFSIVLSFTDWDGVGSPSFVGLAQYQYLLGDPRFWNAVGNTFLIWIMSTIPMLFLALVLAFLLHGNIRAKGFYRVAFFVPNVTSMVAMAIVFGSVFSDGFGLVNAALRALGADPVGWLSSYWGIKITISVMVIWRWTGYNAIIYLAGLQSISTELYDAAKVDGANAWQIFSRITVPLLRPVILFTLITSTIGGLGLFTEPQILFNGQAVGGPDEAGMTIVLYQYEQAFNQFDFGYGSAIAWVLFLFSVVFAIINWRLLSERDGLKTPRRLRAPRPTRTDRIGTDGIGTDRIGTDPARTTAKGVDA; encoded by the coding sequence ATGAGCACGAAACAGGCACCACCGACGACGAGCATCCCCGCGGTCGTCGGCACACCCACCTCGTCCATCACCACCGCCGCGACCGGGAAGCGCTTCGGCCTCCGCCGGTTCTGGCCGCAGTACGTCGCGATCGCGCCGTTCTACGTGCTCTTCCTGGTGTTCGGGCTGTTCCCGATCGTGTTCTCGATCGTGCTGTCGTTCACCGACTGGGACGGCGTCGGTTCGCCGTCGTTCGTCGGGCTCGCGCAGTACCAGTACCTCCTCGGCGACCCGCGGTTCTGGAACGCCGTCGGCAACACCTTCCTCATCTGGATCATGTCGACGATCCCGATGCTCTTCCTCGCGCTCGTCCTGGCCTTCCTGCTGCACGGCAACATCCGGGCGAAGGGCTTCTACCGCGTCGCGTTCTTCGTGCCGAACGTCACGAGCATGGTCGCGATGGCCATCGTGTTCGGCTCGGTGTTCTCCGACGGCTTCGGCCTGGTGAACGCGGCGCTCCGAGCGCTCGGGGCGGATCCGGTCGGGTGGCTGTCGTCGTACTGGGGCATCAAGATCACGATCTCGGTGATGGTGATCTGGCGGTGGACCGGGTACAACGCGATCATCTACCTGGCCGGCCTGCAGTCGATCTCCACGGAGCTCTACGACGCCGCGAAGGTGGACGGCGCGAACGCGTGGCAGATCTTCTCGCGGATCACGGTGCCGCTCCTCCGTCCGGTGATCCTCTTCACGCTGATCACCTCGACGATCGGCGGGCTCGGGCTCTTCACGGAGCCGCAGATCCTGTTCAACGGTCAGGCGGTGGGCGGCCCCGACGAGGCCGGCATGACGATCGTGCTCTACCAGTACGAGCAGGCGTTCAACCAGTTCGACTTCGGGTACGGGTCGGCGATCGCCTGGGTGCTGTTCCTCTTCTCCGTGGTGTTCGCGATCATCAACTGGCGCCTGCTCAGCGAACGCGACGGCCTGAAGACGCCACGACGCCTGCGCGCACCGCGTCCGACCCGCACCGACCGGATCGGCACCGACGGCATCGGCACCGACCGGATCGGCACCGACCCGGCCCGCACCACCGCGAAGGGGGTCGACGCATGA
- a CDS encoding carbohydrate ABC transporter permease, whose protein sequence is MTATPTTTTTNTAAALGRPGAATNDRGHGFRRGWLGTAVTHLCLIVGVLLSIFPFYWLLVMSTSTNAEIFGYPPSLWFGDNALANVASVFSNVDMLRALLNTVLVAGSTAVLVMLFDSLAAFAFAKYEFPFKRTLFTVMLATFLVPGSLSLVPSFVLMAHLGWIGGLQALIIPGAANAFGIFLLRQFATGSIPNEVIDSARVDGAGFFRTWWSVAVPMLRGGLAFLGIFTFITAWNDYVWPLIVLIDPKGQTLQVALAGLSSVNATDLGAVMAGAVISVFPLIGVFIIGSRHFIANIAAGALKG, encoded by the coding sequence ATGACCGCGACACCGACCACGACGACCACGAACACCGCCGCCGCGCTCGGGCGACCCGGTGCGGCGACGAACGACCGCGGGCACGGGTTCCGCCGCGGCTGGCTCGGGACCGCCGTCACGCACCTCTGCCTCATCGTCGGCGTGCTGCTGTCGATCTTCCCGTTCTACTGGCTGCTCGTCATGTCGACGTCGACCAACGCGGAGATCTTCGGCTACCCGCCGTCGCTCTGGTTCGGGGACAACGCGCTCGCGAACGTGGCGTCGGTGTTCAGCAACGTCGACATGCTGCGGGCGCTCCTCAACACCGTGCTCGTGGCGGGCAGCACCGCGGTCCTCGTGATGCTGTTCGACTCGCTCGCAGCGTTCGCGTTCGCGAAGTACGAGTTCCCGTTCAAGCGGACGTTGTTCACCGTGATGCTCGCCACGTTCCTCGTGCCCGGCAGCCTGTCGCTCGTGCCGAGCTTCGTGCTCATGGCGCACCTCGGGTGGATCGGCGGACTGCAAGCGCTCATCATCCCGGGAGCGGCGAACGCGTTCGGCATCTTCCTGCTCCGGCAGTTCGCCACCGGGTCGATCCCGAACGAGGTCATCGACTCGGCGCGGGTGGACGGTGCCGGGTTCTTCCGGACCTGGTGGTCGGTCGCGGTGCCGATGCTCCGCGGCGGGCTCGCGTTCCTCGGCATCTTCACCTTCATCACCGCCTGGAACGACTACGTCTGGCCGCTCATCGTCCTCATCGACCCGAAGGGGCAGACGCTCCAGGTGGCGCTCGCGGGGCTCAGCTCGGTGAACGCGACCGACCTCGGCGCCGTGATGGCCGGTGCGGTGATCAGTGTGTTCCCGTTGATCGGCGTCTTCATCATCGGGTCGCGGCACTTCATCGCGAACATCGCCGCCGGTGCGCTGAAGGGATGA
- a CDS encoding TetR/AcrR family transcriptional regulator: MASARDRVLDSFVTIVCEEGERPATLDAVAARAGVSKGGLLYHFGSKAALVEGLCERLSDLSAIDVERMRDAEDGAARYFVRNCLFVGSELDLALLAASRLQQAGYEEAGRTLDETENAWLATLVDALGDEPTAEAVKLLGDGLYHQASLGAASDVRPNRSTIDMEALLGVVDRLIATRPGA, from the coding sequence ATGGCAAGCGCCCGCGATCGTGTCCTCGACAGCTTCGTCACCATCGTGTGCGAGGAAGGGGAGCGTCCGGCGACCCTCGACGCCGTGGCCGCTCGTGCCGGGGTCTCGAAGGGCGGGCTGCTCTACCACTTCGGCTCGAAGGCGGCCCTCGTCGAGGGACTCTGCGAGCGCCTCTCCGACCTCTCCGCGATCGACGTCGAGCGGATGCGCGACGCCGAGGACGGCGCTGCCCGGTACTTCGTGCGGAACTGTCTCTTCGTCGGCAGCGAGCTCGACCTCGCCCTCCTCGCCGCGAGCCGCCTGCAGCAGGCCGGCTACGAGGAGGCCGGCCGGACTCTCGACGAGACCGAGAACGCCTGGCTCGCCACGCTCGTCGACGCCCTCGGGGACGAGCCCACCGCCGAGGCCGTGAAGCTCCTCGGCGACGGGCTGTACCACCAGGCATCCCTGGGCGCCGCGAGCGATGTGCGGCCGAACCGGAGCACCATCGACATGGAGGCGCTGCTCGGCGTCGTCGACCGGCTCATCGCGACGAGGCCCGGTGCTTGA
- the ribH gene encoding 6,7-dimethyl-8-ribityllumazine synthase: protein MSGAGAADRDQVDGTGVRVAIVAGQWHEAIAGGLLAGAQREIERLGASAEVIPVPGSFELPVVVKTALESGFDAAVALGVIIRGGTPHFEYVSDAATSGLTSVAIETGKPVGFGVLTLDDEQQGLDRAGLPGSKEDKGAEAVHAAVSTAVILQKLRVLA, encoded by the coding sequence ATGAGCGGAGCAGGCGCGGCGGACCGCGACCAGGTCGACGGCACCGGGGTCCGGGTGGCGATCGTCGCCGGGCAGTGGCACGAAGCCATCGCCGGCGGGCTCCTCGCCGGGGCCCAGCGCGAGATCGAGCGGCTCGGCGCCTCCGCCGAGGTCATCCCGGTCCCGGGGAGCTTCGAGCTGCCGGTGGTCGTGAAGACCGCGCTCGAGTCCGGGTTCGACGCCGCGGTCGCGCTCGGCGTGATCATCCGCGGCGGCACCCCGCACTTCGAGTACGTCTCGGACGCGGCCACCAGCGGCCTCACCAGCGTGGCGATCGAGACCGGCAAGCCCGTCGGGTTCGGCGTGCTCACGCTGGACGACGAGCAGCAGGGCCTCGACCGTGCCGGGCTGCCGGGCTCGAAGGAGGACAAGGGCGCCGAGGCGGTGCACGCGGCCGTGTCGACCGCGGTCATCCTGCAGAAGCTGCGCGTCCTGGCCTAG
- the ribB gene encoding 3,4-dihydroxy-2-butanone-4-phosphate synthase: protein MVAETPNVDVVTAPEHVAGPEHAAGLEHAAGLATIEAAVASIAAGRPVIVADDEHRENEGDVILAAELATPEWIAWTVAHSSGFICAPVSVEIADALDLPPMVEHNEDVRGTAYTVTVDAAVGVTTGISAHDRARTLRVLADPTSVRDDLHRPGHVVPLRARPGGVRERAGHTEAAIDLVTAAGLRPAAAICEIVDEDGSMMRLPGLLALGARAGVPVITIAALVDWLDAADRATAEAVPTEGTTR from the coding sequence ATGGTCGCCGAGACCCCGAACGTCGACGTCGTCACGGCTCCCGAGCACGTGGCCGGGCCCGAGCACGCGGCCGGGCTCGAGCACGCGGCCGGGCTGGCGACCATCGAGGCCGCGGTCGCGTCCATCGCTGCCGGACGGCCCGTCATCGTCGCCGACGACGAACACCGCGAGAACGAGGGTGACGTCATCCTCGCCGCCGAACTCGCCACCCCCGAGTGGATCGCCTGGACCGTGGCGCACTCGTCCGGGTTCATCTGCGCCCCGGTGAGCGTCGAGATCGCGGACGCGCTCGACCTGCCGCCGATGGTGGAGCACAACGAGGACGTCCGGGGGACCGCCTACACGGTGACCGTCGACGCAGCCGTCGGGGTGACCACCGGCATCAGCGCCCACGACCGCGCCCGGACGCTTCGGGTCCTCGCCGACCCGACCTCGGTCCGCGACGACCTGCACCGGCCCGGACACGTCGTGCCCCTGCGTGCACGACCCGGCGGCGTCCGTGAGCGCGCGGGCCACACCGAAGCCGCGATCGACCTGGTCACCGCTGCCGGGCTCCGGCCCGCCGCGGCGATCTGCGAGATCGTCGACGAGGACGGCAGCATGATGCGGCTGCCCGGACTCCTCGCACTCGGGGCACGCGCCGGCGTGCCCGTCATCACCATCGCCGCACTCGTCGACTGGCTCGACGCGGCAGACCGGGCGACGGCCGAGGCCGTGCCCACGGAAGGAACGACACGATGA
- a CDS encoding riboflavin synthase: MFTGIIEELGTVTAVEQHGDSVALTVHGPLVVQDARHGDSIATSGVCLTVVEQTPETFTAFVMKQTLDMSVHGALTVGDRLNLERAASVGDRLGGHIVQGHVDGTATVLETADGDGWRRVRFSLAPDLSPLVVDKGSVALDGVSLTVSAVSSEDTPPDAAWFEVSLIPETLAATTLGSRVPGDRVNVETDVLARHVRRMLRLDAAVQSAPAASAAPVAPAVPVGLEAR; the protein is encoded by the coding sequence GTGTTCACCGGCATCATCGAGGAACTCGGCACCGTCACCGCCGTCGAGCAGCACGGCGACTCCGTCGCGCTCACCGTCCACGGCCCCCTCGTCGTCCAGGACGCCCGGCACGGCGACTCCATCGCCACGAGCGGCGTCTGCCTGACCGTCGTCGAGCAGACCCCCGAGACCTTCACCGCCTTCGTCATGAAGCAGACGCTCGACATGAGTGTGCACGGCGCCCTCACGGTCGGCGACCGCCTCAACCTCGAACGCGCAGCCTCCGTCGGGGACCGGCTCGGCGGCCACATCGTGCAGGGCCACGTCGACGGCACCGCGACGGTGCTCGAGACCGCAGACGGCGACGGGTGGCGCCGGGTGCGCTTCTCGCTCGCGCCGGACCTCAGCCCCCTCGTGGTCGACAAGGGATCCGTCGCGCTCGACGGCGTCTCCCTCACCGTCAGCGCCGTCTCGTCCGAGGACACCCCTCCGGACGCGGCCTGGTTCGAGGTGAGCCTCATCCCCGAGACGCTCGCGGCCACCACCCTCGGATCCCGCGTCCCCGGGGACCGGGTGAACGTCGAGACCGACGTGCTCGCACGGCACGTCCGGCGGATGCTGCGGCTCGACGCCGCGGTGCAGTCGGCTCCGGCCGCGTCGGCAGCGCCGGTCGCGCCGGCAGTGCCGGTCGGCCTGGAGGCACGGTGA